In Desulfatiglans sp., the following are encoded in one genomic region:
- a CDS encoding alpha-D-glucose phosphate-specific phosphoglucomutase, with product MASAIHELAGKIAPESVLIDPDKLVSAYYTSDLSGPVSFGTSGHRGSSIKGTFNDLHIAATSQAICEYRRSKGVNGPLYMGFDPHALSMPAFRTALEVFAANDVETIIHKDDQFTPTPVISFFILEHNKQDKRHQADGVVVTPSHNPPGDGGFKYNPPSGGPADVDATDWIQTRANELIKNKGTGIKRVPYETACKKENVHEQDFMMPFIRSLSDVVDIKLIKDAGIRIGADPMGGAGTGFWMPLAELYGLDIDVVNKKTDPTFRFMTLDSDGEIRMDCSSPYAMAGLIAMSDKYDIAWGNDPDFDRHGIVCPDGLMNPNHYLSVAIWYLLKNRAGWNRDISIGKTLVSSSMIDMVVNASGKGLYEVPVGFKWFVQGLLDGKVAFGGEESAGATFLRMDGSTWTTDKDGFCMTLLAAEILAKTGKCPSDIYKNILVPAHGEPFYKREDGAISDEQKRVLKGLKPDNIKTDRVAGKKILNIMTNAPGNNASIGGVKVTLEGGSWFALRPSGTEPKMKIYIESFEGKGLWQRIYDEALPLIFGD from the coding sequence ATGGCATCTGCAATTCATGAGCTTGCAGGCAAGATCGCGCCTGAATCGGTACTGATCGATCCGGATAAACTTGTTTCAGCATATTATACAAGTGATCTATCCGGCCCTGTTTCATTCGGGACATCAGGCCACAGGGGATCATCCATCAAGGGCACATTTAACGATCTTCATATAGCAGCAACATCACAGGCCATATGTGAATACCGCAGATCAAAAGGGGTTAACGGGCCCCTTTATATGGGTTTTGACCCCCATGCCCTCTCCATGCCTGCATTCAGGACCGCCCTTGAGGTATTTGCCGCAAACGATGTGGAGACCATCATCCATAAGGATGATCAGTTCACACCAACGCCTGTAATTTCATTTTTTATACTTGAACATAATAAACAGGATAAAAGGCATCAGGCAGATGGCGTTGTTGTTACCCCATCACATAATCCTCCGGGCGATGGCGGGTTTAAATACAATCCGCCTAGCGGCGGCCCTGCTGATGTGGATGCCACTGACTGGATACAGACAAGGGCTAACGAACTTATAAAAAATAAAGGAACCGGTATAAAAAGGGTCCCATATGAAACCGCCTGCAAAAAAGAGAATGTGCATGAGCAGGATTTTATGATGCCATTTATCAGGTCATTGTCCGATGTTGTTGATATAAAGCTGATAAAGGATGCAGGCATCAGGATCGGCGCTGACCCAATGGGTGGCGCCGGCACAGGTTTCTGGATGCCACTGGCAGAGCTCTACGGCCTTGATATAGATGTGGTCAATAAAAAGACAGACCCGACATTCAGGTTTATGACCCTTGATTCTGATGGTGAGATCAGGATGGACTGCTCCTCACCCTATGCAATGGCTGGTCTTATAGCCATGTCAGATAAATATGATATTGCATGGGGTAATGACCCTGATTTTGACAGGCACGGTATTGTATGCCCTGATGGCCTCATGAACCCCAACCACTATCTTTCTGTTGCCATCTGGTACCTTCTTAAAAACAGGGCGGGCTGGAATAGGGATATCTCCATAGGTAAGACACTTGTAAGCAGCAGCATGATTGACATGGTTGTTAATGCCTCTGGCAAGGGTTTATATGAAGTGCCTGTGGGCTTTAAATGGTTTGTTCAGGGGCTGCTTGATGGAAAGGTTGCATTTGGCGGTGAAGAGAGCGCAGGCGCAACCTTTTTAAGGATGGATGGATCAACATGGACAACAGATAAGGATGGCTTCTGCATGACCCTTCTGGCAGCGGAAATACTCGCAAAAACAGGGAAATGCCCCTCTGATATTTATAAAAACATCCTTGTTCCCGCACACGGCGAACCATTTTATAAGAGGGAAGACGGTGCCATATCTGATGAACAGAAAAGGGTGTTAAAGGGGCTCAAACCTGACAACATCAAAACAGATAGAGTCGCAGGAAAAAAGATACTCAACATCATGACAAATGCGCCCGGTAACAATGCATCCATTGGCGGAGTAAAGGTTACCCTTGAAGGCGGCTCATGGTTTGCCTTAAGACCCTCAGGCACAGAGCCCAAAATGAAGATATATATTGAAAGCTTTGAGGGTAAAGGGCTCTGGCAGAGGATCTATGACGAGGCCCTGCCCCTTATATTCGGGGATTAG